The Gossypium hirsutum isolate 1008001.06 chromosome A13, Gossypium_hirsutum_v2.1, whole genome shotgun sequence nucleotide sequence TTTCATTTCTATAAGTgacatatataatttttacattatatatatttatggattttttatattttatttatatcttttacaaTTCTTTTtggtttatacatattttttacatataaaatGTCACTCGTTCTTTGGCTCAATCTaacaaatgttttttttcttaacaTCAATTAAAAAAAGGGGTCAAAAAGCCTAATCTgatatattttacatattaaattgagaaaaaaataatttaaatatcaaaataaaaaaataaatgtcttTTGAAGGCCAAATAATGAATTAAGGCATGATGTTATTTAGTTGAATCATTTTATACAGGTAAAAGGGAACATTACACatggttaaaagaaatgaaaagtcattgtatgaataaatgtgAGTTCATATATTGTTTTGGTAGATAGAAGTTTTAAAGGAAAATATAAGCAACAGTATATGAATGTGagtttaaaatgaattataaggTTTATGAGTAAAAAGAGACTGTATTATAGAATAAGATTTGGGACCCTCGTTTCACTTTAAGATTTTGGAAATAGTTGCACAAGTCACttggaattaaattgaatttcagtacaaCATTTCATCTTCAAACAGACGGTCAATTAGAGAGAGTTATTCAAATTTTCGAAGATatgttgtatcattgattttgaaggcaactgggaatATTATTTGCTGTTgttggaatttgcttacaataacaatttctaatcaagtattcaaatgacCCCATATGAAGTATTGTAGGGCTGGAAGCTGGATCGTACtaggtgaaagaaaaataattaggccAGAGTTGATTAAGAAAATTGGAAATAAAGTCAAATTAATTAAAGGTAGGCTAAAAGCAACATCAAACAAGCAAAAATCTTACGTAGATTTGAAACagaaagaaattgagtttttagTAGCAAAGAAAATGTTTCTAAAAGTTTCCCGGTGGAAAATTTGCTTTGTTTTGGTTGAAAGGCCAAGTTGAGCCTAAGATATATCAGACCATATGAACTTCTTAAACGAATTGGACCTATAGTTGATAAgcgctaaaagtaacatgttttaatctcattattAATGCGTTTTtaggtgattattcgatgttaatagtaaattttatggtcctaatcctttaaattcatatttttatacttaggagagcatttcggagcaaaatgaatgaaaaacaaGTGAAACCAAAAAATCAGAGCAAGTTACAGGAGCCACACAAGTTGCTATAAAGTCATGTGGCAAGCCGTGTCTATTTCACGAATTGGTACTTTGAACTGGGGAAAAtgcgatttttaggtttttcgagcATTCTAAGgtgtatatatgacaaaaataagaagataagagGTAGCCatcatagaatactcaagaaaataactcgaaaaacaccattgaagccgattTTGAAGCAGATTCCCGTCAAGATTGAAGACTCCCAGTTGATTTCTCAAGAGATTataatgagtttctttattttttttcaatatactATCTTTGGGGTGTTTTTATatgcaagcatgaactaattttctgaATACCTAAGGAGATGAACCTTATGATGGATTCtgtcatttatttttatttttacgcaataaatatttagatcttgttctcaattatgtgtgcttaattattggtttaatatttctagattattgatccatgtttgatgtgtttaaatcagaggaggaatagaccctgtttaagagtaaattgagtggagttgcatgcaatcctagaaataggatggcataaatctaccagattagagtcaaatataataggggaatccatagcacaagttaatgcgataatatgagctttaattagaaagaaatttcaattaatcaacttagagttaGTTGCTTTTACTCTcgaaaagagatattagcatactttagggatttctacggatcaagatactaagtaaagaaattgtgtaatttagattgataatgacagataaAATCTAGGTAAATTATTTCCTAGGTATTGTATGGGGACTAAGTTGTTAGTAAACAAATTTAATAGAATTGAGTgagaaagaaaagatgaaaacatCAACTTCTCCATCTTTTGCaaaccgaaacaaaaagaaaCATTCCTCTTATTTTTCAAGTGTTGTGGCTTGTAGCAATAAAATtggtaagttttatttttaattagaattgAAATGTTGATAAATGGTacttaatcaataaaatatatgaatgtgaatttaaaatgaattataaggTTTAGGAGTaatattaatgaataaaagaTTAGTCTACATGCAATAAGAAGAAGAAGGGGTAATACAAAAATCACATGAATTAGCACTATACAGAGGAATGCTTAGTGTGGTGGAGGGGTTATCTTTATTGGAACAGTAGCAAATTGACTTCCATTaacaaaagagaagaaaaggTCTGGTCAAGAAAACCAGGGGCAACAAAACTACATCAGTCCCAAGAAACCAAACAAACATCAAAAGACGGTATAAAATTGACTTCCATTaacaaaagagaagaaaaggCCTGGTCAAGAAAACCAGGAGCAACAAAACTACATCAATCCCGAGAAACCAAACAAACATCAAAGACCCAAAACAAATAGTTGAGCTCTCAACCCAAACAAGAAGCCAAAAGTAATAGTGCAAAGAGAGCTCCATTTCCTCATCAAGACAGAACAAGGTCACAGAAGTTAAATCGACCGAACCACCCCTCGCCGATCTCCGTCAACATAAACAGTAGCCACATCCAGGAAGAAAGGCCCATCTTGTGGAAGCAGATGAGCCACAATGTTGGCACTTCGATGGATGTAAGTAACACTGCTCAACAAAAGGTTTTCTTTAATAAATCCTTACCACCACCCCTAATTTCCCATCTGTCTTCATTTGGTGATGTGAGTTTCTTTATAACCATCAATGAGTCGCCTTCAGAAACAACATGCATGAACCCCAAATCTGCTGCAAAAGTCGTCGCCTGGATCGCTGCCATAGCCTCCGCCAAAAACGCGTTGGGTATCTACCTATTAGGTTGCACACTAGAAGCCAGGACAAGACCTTCAGTATTTCTAATGACATACCAGAGCATGATTTTGAAGAGGTCCCTTAAAAGTAGCATCAAAATGAGCTATTCTAATGTTTTTAACGACTTTCAACCGCCAATATCTTGATGTGTCCCGTACGAGGGACTTTCCGGCTTTAAATCAGCAAAGGAGGTATCTTAAGCTGATATTTTAGAACagaattttctgatgtgtttttGCTTCGGTTTCTTTTGAATATTAAGAAGAAAAATGACTTATGAGGTTAAAATTGtcaatttcatattatgaaatttgaattattattattttattttaaaataataaacgaATTATTTGATACAAAAGCTATATATATGCGATGTGAGGTTATAACCTGACATCTTTCTACAACAGTACTTTTTGAATTTCCTTTGAAGACCACCAAATTAGTCTCATCTTTCTCTTCGTCGACGAAACCCCGATTATGCCACAACTTCAGATTCCTTTAGGGTTTCTATTTCTTCCCACCAAAGAAGAAATCCTTTGTGATTACCTTAAACCAATCATCAAGGGCGATCCCATACCTTCTGGTGTGCTGAAGGCGCGCCATATTTATGGTGCAAATCGCGAGACTTGGAATATCTTCGACCAAGATTTGCTAGAGTCTTTCTGGGTTCTCACAAAGTTGAAGAAAAAGAGCAAATCAAGAATCGAAAGAACCGCCGGAGATGGATGTTGGTTCCAACAGTTTGCCAAAGAAGTGAAGAGTAAGGACGGCGGCGAAGTCATAGGGTTTGATAAATACTTCACATACACCagcaagaaaaagaagaaatcaaaTGGTCAATGGATTATGCATGAGTTCTCTTTGAAAGACCAAGAAGCTGTTGGTTTGAGTGATTTGGTTATCTTCGAGATTAAGAATAAGGATGCCGCTGTTGTGAGCTCGGATTACGAAGAAAGTGAAggagaaataaaaaagaacaagaaaCGTAAGTTGATGGCGGTGCCGTCGGATTCAACAAATGATTTTGCTACCATGCCCGTGGGGAATCAGACATTTGATTATATGGCTCCAGAAATAGGAGGCTTCTCACCCTTCTCTGCATGTTTAGACCAACAACCAAACCCTTGGACGTCGGCAGGCGTTGATGGCAATCTTGGAGTGCCTGACTATAATTCTCACCATCTGGTACCTGCCAAACCCTTGCTCTATTTTCGTTTTGTACGTTATATATTCATAAGTTGGTTCATGCATGCTATTGTGACTcaatttgtatgtatatatatttgattctcAAAATTGACCAttgttattgatttgtatatttagGAAGAAGCTAATGAGGCTGGGGACGCCAATCTTTTCTTCACTTTCCAAGAAGTGGACAACATTTTGAACTCCAATCAGAGTTGATGTAAATGCCTTCATGTAACTCTACATATGAATATTAGTGATGGCTTTtttcccgtggtttttttcccttCCAAATTGgaagggttttccacgtaaatttGGTGTTTCTTTAGAtgcctttattta carries:
- the LOC107894640 gene encoding NAC domain-containing protein 83-like; amino-acid sequence: MPQLQIPLGFLFLPTKEEILCDYLKPIIKGDPIPSGVLKARHIYGANRETWNIFDQDLLESFWVLTKLKKKSKSRIERTAGDGCWFQQFAKEVKSKDGGEVIGFDKYFTYTSKKKKKSNGQWIMHEFSLKDQEAVGLSDLVIFEIKNKDAAVVSSDYEESEGEIKKNKKRKLMAVPSDSTNDFATMPVGNQTFDYMAPEIGGFSPFSACLDQQPNPWTSAGVDGNLGVPDYNSHHLEEANEAGDANLFFTFQEVDNILNSNQS